In a genomic window of Wyeomyia smithii strain HCP4-BCI-WySm-NY-G18 chromosome 1, ASM2978416v1, whole genome shotgun sequence:
- the LOC129716741 gene encoding uncharacterized protein LOC129716741 yields MSVLNKNLALKPGQEPEKIMRSSSIYKLTPVLDQDGILRMNGRMEAATGMPFDKRYPIILPRKHGLTKKLIQVYHENFGHANRETVVNELRQRFWIPNIRRAVFQVARQCIWCKVHRCLPLAPLMSPLPV; encoded by the coding sequence ATGAGCGTGCTGAATAAAAACCTGGCACTGAAACCCGGACAGGAACCCGAAAAGATAATGAGATCCAGCAGTATTTACAAGTTAACACCGGTCCTAGATCAGGACGGTATTCTGCGGATGAACGGTCGAATGGAGGCAGCAACCGGCATGCCGTTCGACAAGAGATATCCCATCATTCTTCCCCGGAAGCATGGGCTGACGAAAAAGCTGATACAAGTTTACCACGAGAACTTCGGGCATGCTAATCGGGAAACCGTGGTGAACGAACTTCGCCAGCGGTTCTGGATCCCAAATATCCGAAGGGCAGTCTTTCAAGTCGCTCGACAGTGCATCTGGTGCAAAGTGCATCGCTGTCTTCCCTTGGCTCCGCTGATGAGTCCGCTTCCGGTTTAA
- the LOC129716742 gene encoding DNA ligase 1-like, producing MVGCNGCESWYHNRCVGIIDESKLDKIWFCTSESCRALALKYRKEKEAKKGKGSGKKNPEDSGVKSVEQRLKEMEEEQKRLEKEMETEAMLKRKEREIKRALEQKRLLLEQKLREDEEEEEYALQERVLLERRLQVQRMRERQEVFLSEMASLKDEIETLKATGKKVKPLPSVDLIGGGSGEKLKAQVSEKQKTPLRKPKAQKLPKGNQDNLNDDENDEDDNDDESSNEENFSNEENSSNKENSCDEEKSSEKQDDENGKFENEERQKNPNPKRKINRMSQLAARSGVTKKLPNFSGKLEEWPLFYSSYQVIEKLRTLYGHPELLLQCQLERDRKLEPPEVGKLASFVPFGIAIENTTEEARGVVLFHEVVTADRCSRWTTLLRGTEYTLRFINNCKLKKKGLSIITTKATEKHRLLINAQYTSVLQPLSQEEHQKADTVLWKQAQ from the exons ATGGTCGGGTGCAATGGCTGCGAATCATGGTACCACAACCGTTGTGTGGGAATTATTGACGAGTCGAAGTTGGATAAAATATGGTTCTGCACTTCTGAATCTTGCAGAGCACTTGCCTTAAAATACAGGAAAGAGAAGGAAGCCAAGAAAGGCAAGGGTAGTGGTAAGAAAAACCCCGAGGATTCCGGCGTCAAATCCGTCGAACAAAGGCTGAAAGAGATGGAGGAAGAACAAAAACGGCTGGAGAAGGAAATGGAAACGGAGGCGATGCTGAAGAGAAAAGAAAGGGAGATAAAGCGAGCTTTGGAACAGAAGCGACTGCTACTCGAGCAAAAACTTCGTGAggatgaggaagaagaagaatatGCTCTACAGGAACGCGTTCTACTTGAAAGAAGGTTGCAGGTTCAACGAATGAGAGAACGGCAGGAAGTATTCCTGAGCGAAATGGCGAGTCTGAAAGACGAGATTGAGACACTGAAAGCTACTGGAAAAAAAGTTAAACCGCTGCCTTCGGTCGATCTGATTGGAGGGGGTTCCGGCGAAAAACTGAAGGCACAAGTTTCGGAAAAGCAGAAAACACCGCTGCGCAAACCGAAAGCCCAAAAGTTGCCAAAGGGGAATCAAGACAACCTGAACGACGACGAAAATGACGAAGACGACAACGATGACGAATCCAGCAATGAGGAAAACTTTAGCAATGAAGAAAACTCCAGCAATAAAGAAAACTCCTGCGATGAAGAAAAATCCAGCGAAAAACAAGACGACGAGAATGGCAAATTTGAAAATGAAGAGAGGCAAAAAAATCCAAATCCGAAGAGAAAAATTAACCGGATGAGCCAACTAGCGGCGAGAAGCGGAGTTACTAAGAAACTGCCCAACTTCTCAGGAAAACTGGAGGAATGGCCACTGTTTTACAGTTCGTACCAA GTCATCGAGAAGCTACGTACTTTGTACGGTCATCCGGAACTGCTTCTCCAATGTCAACTGGAGAGAGATCGAAAGTTAGAGCCACCGGAGGTGGGGAAGCTAGCGAGTTTCGTCCCGTTCGGTATTGCG ATCGAAAACACTACTGAAGAAGCAAGAGGTGTCGTTCTGTTCCACGAGGTGGTCACCGCCGACAGATGTTCCCGATGGACAACGTTGCTGAGGGGAACGGAATATACCTTGCGTTTCATAAACAACTGCAAGCTCAAGAAGAAGGGTTTGTCGATCATCACGACAAAGGCGACTGAAAAACATCGGCTGCTGATCAATGCCCAGTATACTTCGGTGCTACAACCTCTCAGTCAGGAAGAGCACCAGAAGGCCGATACCGTTCTGTGGAAGCAAGCGCAATAG